In Dromiciops gliroides isolate mDroGli1 chromosome 5, mDroGli1.pri, whole genome shotgun sequence, the following are encoded in one genomic region:
- the TOMM7 gene encoding mitochondrial import receptor subunit TOM7 homolog produces MVKLSKESKQRLQQLFRGGQFAIRWGFIPLVLYLGFRRGADPGMPEPTVLSLLWG; encoded by the exons ATGGTGAAGCTGAGCAAAGAATCCAAGCAGCGGCTGCAGCAGCTCTTCCGGGGCGGCCAGTTCGCCATCCGCTGGGGCTTCATCCCCCTCGTGCTCTACCTGG gatttAGGAGAGGTGCAGATCCCGGGATGCCTGAGCCAACTGTTCTGAG CTTGCTTTGGGGATGA